Within the Glycine soja cultivar W05 chromosome 3, ASM419377v2, whole genome shotgun sequence genome, the region AGCAGATGACACcgattgcattttaatttcttcaattttactTGTTAAATGCATGAGCTAGTTTCTGTCCAGTGTTACCCAATGATAGATACTTTTCTTTTAATAGGCATTTCAGTATTTTCTTGTGGGTAAAACAACTCGTGATCGATTTGTTCACATTTATGTTCATATACAATGTCGTTTGTATCAAGTAAGTCTAATTTGATTGGTTGAATGATATGAgtaaattgttataaattttttatatttattttacttaatttattaattaatttattttctgctCTTTACATATGCTTAGTAAGAAATTTATCTTAGTCTGCTCTAGTTTCGATCCGTATCTTTATGTATCAGTATGTGTGAACGAATCCtctctaataatatattttttttataaaaaaaaaaaaaagcaaacttGACatgatcaattataattaatgtcTCACACTATcactgtttattttttaaattctgaatttaaaaataaaatgaaaatatattgaatttatagattttttggAGTGTTAGAATCTCATAGTAAGGTTACTGTAAAAGATCTATTGTCATCTAGCTAGGTACCCATTGAAATCTAATTGATTTCTTCGATCTTCTTGATAAGATGGGAACGGAGAGTTAGTTAGCATGATAGCTTCAATTGTTTCGAGCTTGCagttttttcatgattttaacgtggatactttatatataaaagaaaaatagcatGAGAATTGAGATGTATAATAAAACTATGAATTTCTTCAGAGGCGGTGTCTTTGCCTGTTGGCTTAGAAACATGCCATTTAATGCAATACGTTGATTGTTTGTATACTCTTTACGCAGTACTTCGTACGGACTATATATGGAGCAAGTTTTTCTTATctccattctttttttttttttttggtatccAAGCTCTTTCGTCTTATCCACTCTGATCTATAATTTGCTTATACCAAGAACTAAAAACatccaattttgatttttctttctgtttGAATATTGAAATTTGACCACAGATGTTCAATTATTGATAATCTTTAGCTATATCATGCATTTTCATTACCTTGAAAAGCACACGAGAGTTTTCCTTTCTGGCCAAGCTAGCAAGGATATTTAATTTCAGTCTCGTaaagatttaaaatataaattccacaattctttttgtgtttgaCTTTTCCTCTcacaataaaagaaattatctgCGTATAACTAATTAATATTGGAACTAGCTAGGacaattttgatatatttatttttattctatttcatctatttatatattcatcatGCCTATTGGCTATTGTTATAGGTTTAGGGATAAAAATAGACAGACAAAGCATTAGAATATCACTTTTCATGTTCGTTTAAACTTGCTTGCTGGATAATCTGTAcaagaaaaaaattttaaacttgCTTGGATAATGTCCACATACTTAATTGTATTCAGTAGGTACCTATATATCTCAGGATCATTACCTTTGTCTAATTGTCTCAGTTAAAAGAGATACGTGCATGTATCTTCTCTTTCTattattgtgttttttctttaactaatttgtaaattaaGAATGTTATTGacctacaaaaaaattaataatgttatttcaatactaaaattaacattaaaaaaaataataaaacaaaaatttattaattaaagtggAACATCTAAACTCaatgcaaaaaattaaaaatcttttaaatcctagtaaaaatatatgatatatatatatatatatatatatatatatatatatatattataatttttcgttacagtatttttataatttgatataacttaaaacataattacttttctaaatcaaattaattaaaaaatatgttgtaaGTAGTAAGACTTAAACTACTCACAACAGGTCATAACATTCAATATATAAGCAATTTTccacaaaaataaacatttttctaaaatgaatttatctctaaaaaataaatacagatattttaaaaaattaataaattaaaatatttaaaaataaaaattatgttactTCTTATTCATTTAATACAAATACTCCTACACTCTACAAATATATCAAGTTCAAACTcctcttaaataaataaataaataaaaatataaatcaagttcaaattatagcatagtaaaaaaaaagtaaaaatattacaataaaacAATAGATTAGCTTTCCGTAGTTTGAGGTTGCACAAATCATTGATATGGTTACATTTAAAACCAGCTCCTCCACATTTCAAGAATTTGAGATTTCTGCTTTCCACTTAAAATCAATGTCACACGAAAAAAGGTTAATTAAGCTCAACTATGTCGACCTTTCTTTTTTAgacaacataaatttttttctggTAGAAATCTGaagtattttcataattttttattcttagtgTTAGTTAATTTTCGATtcaagatttaattatatttttaaaatatttaattatatattctataagaatcaaacttaatttttttttcataaattcatTGTAAAGTGTGTTGTCAGAACTATATCAATATCTATGTTCTCTTTGTTATTAATAAAAGTTGAAGGTTAAAAAATTGATGGGGTGTGCGCTTGTGGTTAGTGAAACACAGCTGCAATGAGTTATTTTGTGGTGAGTCCACGTGTAGAAACTTCCATCTCAAGCTGAAAAAAGACACAagaaattgttgatttttttgggTCGAAATTATCCCTCTTATTTTATTCCTGCGTCTCTCACGGTTTTTAAAAAAGCACGACCGATTATGTTGTTGtatgagtttttgttttttttttttcatttttagttggaagggctttttatttttacaaagatagttgATTGTGTTGTTAGCATAATGATTAcatgtttaattaaaaaaaaactttattttttgtcttgacTCTTGAGACACtggaaatgaaattttttttgccTAAAATGGAAAATcagttaattattaaaaaaatcttatttaattactataatttaaatattttatatgttttttatctCAATCAATCATATTTACTTGTTACTCTCTTTAAGACTAGTTCatttgaagagaaagaagattaaaaaaatatataaaatttatacctttatactatattttaatttaaaactttctACTCAGTTGATTTTATTTCCATTCTATTGAACGGATGCTaaattcttcttcattccttcatTAAATATAGGTTTAAACATGATTATGtgataagaaaaatagaagtaGAATGGTACAAAAAGATAATGTCTGAGCCAATGACAAGGCTAAGATGACAACTGGACCTGGATTGATTGACTTTGTAATGATTGAATCATGCATTCTAGTCTTCGAGGTGATCGTCTCTCTGCCGGTGTCAGAGAGGGCCGAAAtttatcacaattttatttattttcttcttagcATATTTACAATTATGGAAAATTCTTAGAACTTTCATAGTTTCATGACAATTTGTTACTGTAGCTTAAATTAAATATACGATAGTggacccaaaaaaataaagagtacGTACGGGGCTACGGGCAACAGGTGAGATATGAGATAGTATATAGTTTGTTCACGCGTAAGAGGAAACCGTTGCATGTGCGATTCAATGGAAAGTCATTCTCAATTATACATTATATGCGATTCAATGGTCACTCTCAATATTCTACCATCTTTTTCGGCCCTATTTATCACgcacaaatattaatttttactacatattttacaaaatctATTGCTATATATGAATGGGACTTACgcataatttaaatttctattaatataatgatatatatatatataatataaaaagattatgtgtaaaaaaaacatttatcagGCCGCGGTATCTCAACTAAGGGCTCACtgaaaacaatattataatttaaaatttataactaaaatgtatttaaaaataccAATTTGGGTACATTGTTGGTGTTCTGAGTATATTATGTTGCTCACTTACTCTAGATCGCATTATAGTAGTATATCACTTGAGCTAAcaccatattttattttcttacagaatttaattaagtttttgtcACGTAAAATTCTGATAGTTGAACACctaaataatataagaatttaATGGTTATATATTGAcagtataaaatagttttatatagttaattgttatttaaattattttaaaagttaataaatttatcttatatcataaattatgattgaatgattctgtaatttttattttttattttttagtatataaCTTTTTCTCATAATATAAACACTTAATTGATATGCctcactttttttaatatatcacataataattttattaatatatattgtcaACGTCTAAAGAGTATCCACCAATCTTTTTCctcacatatataataatatttgggGAGATGCACATGTCTTTGTACTTCACGTAAAGCTGTGTAATTAGTACGTGATAACCATACGCCcttgaaaaatatgacttaaatatcattgtattttcatattttctgttattttcatgaataagcttaattaattatttggaatgtataaaagttattatatttttttttaacgagataattaattttaacactTATTCACATTGTTTCTGAACGTCCTTGCCAGAATGATGAATGCCATATGCATACTAGCCGGCAAGTTCATCATTTCATTGTAACATGAATAATGCACTGATATATGCATTAAATGAGTTAACATTATCATGTTCACCCATTTTCCATATATAATAAGCAACAAATTAATATCTATATGAATCTCAAAAAATTAGTAACACGAGGGATCTCACAAGACCAATTGTATTCCTTTCTGTAATATTTCTGGAATATAGTTGTCACACAAACAATGTCATATGTTCAAGctagattttaaatataaaaaaatggtatACGCAATAGGTAGAGCCATCCCTATTAATTAGATGCATAACCTTTGCAAAAACTGTAAAATGATTAccaaaaaaagtgaaaagaaaaagaaaaaagtatcaaTTGATCTATGTAATAGCTTAACGTGTATAAACAGAAGAAGTGTGTTAATTACGCAGTGGTCGATTCTCTATAATCTTCTGAAGTTCTTCGGGGGTGCAGGGAACTGCAAGTGCACCCTTCTGTTGAAAGCCATACTCTTCCCTTGCTTGCTCCAGCAGCTTCAAGAAAGCAGGATCGGTTAAATAATCTAACTCAACAACGAACCTTTTTGTTTCTTCACCATGCATTGCTATAACCGCAAAGTGTCCTTCTTTAACATCTTCTGGCACCTTTGTTGCATGTTCATTTTCCTCATCAATGTCACTCATATAACAAACCCTTCTCGTACTACGTACTCCATTTGGTGCCAAGAATAATGGAAGACCCTTTATCACCTTTTTGATCAAAGACTTGagcatcatcttcttctttccAACCTCCATAGCTATATCAATGTTCTTGATTAATATTTGACAATAGCAATAGTAACAACAATATACTGTGGTTCAGTTAGTGTTGAAACTTTAGAAAACTAGCTTCTAATTTGGATCTTTCAGTACTAGTGTCCATtgtgtgcatatatatatgtatatatgtgtttGTGGAATTTTATAAAGCTTACTCTAATGGGAATATTAGCCGTATAGGAACCACACACGAAGTTTCTCTTGTTGCATGTGGAGCCATGTCTATTTTTCCGCGTGCTGCAGTTAGCTACATGTCATTTAATGCAAAATTTTACGCGTCGGTTTGTTCCTTggctaattttattttcttaatgcgTAGCCCAAATTAAAGTACACATTATTTTAGGCCTAATGTGCTGTTTGTATGACTGTACCATAATTGAGAATTGTCTTGCAGCCAAATAGTACTCGATATATCCTACTAGGCCTAATTTGCGCTGTCTCTATGGCTATcacatattttaatatgtaaCTACTAACAAACGTACACAACGAAAGTGTGAAACCAATTTTCTCTTCGTTGTGTCGAATAAAAGTAATGTCAAGTTAAAAGTCATGGATTACGCACATCCTAAGGGGACATCCGCGGCCATACAACAAATCAAGGTTTTCTTGACGGTGTTCGTACATCCTGCTTATGTCGGCGCAAAGATTTTTCCACGTATATGTGTTCATACATCATTACATCAATAACATTTTATATTCTTTCTCTGGCGATAAACATTCCTCGCTCTACGATCCAAAGTCCAAACATGAGGTCTCTAATttactttcaaataaaaaaatatggggTTACGCAAGAGTATAGTAGATTacgagtataattttttaagtatttaaaaatgattggtatagtttttttaattgcatCAATAATTTACGATGCtccactttattttatttgagataAATTAAAGAATGCCAATATTAATTTTTCAGCAAATTCTCAAATTAGAGGCATGCAAAAGTGGCTCAAGCTATGTAGATGGGAGGATAACCATTATGCATTTATGAAAGGCCGAATATATGGGCAGCAATCAAAGTTAAAAGCTACTGCGACGGGGTGAATATAGAAAAATTATCAAACACCCTAAAAGGGGTGTGTGGGAGGAACAAGCGGTTGAGTCTTTTTATTGGCCAATAACCAAATCAAataacttgaaatttttttataaaaaagtaaacccaAGTTAGCCATGTCTATTGGTGCAGTAGTTTTTGTCATTACTTTCATACTAAGtagcattttcataaaatttaatgctTAAATAATCTAgattaaaacttttttaaaaaaattatgagcttttaaacaattttttttttgagagagcTTTTAaacaattgtatttttttaagtaattatgtaacttaaaaaaattgttctgcAGTGACATTAGCCTTTTAAGGTTCCAATGAAAGTGGTTGCTTTCTGCACTTCTCAACTGCTTCTTGCACTCCTTTTCTGACTTTTGGAATCTTCAATTccaaatgtaaaattacattttgaaaTGTAACTCTTTTTTAGGTTCAGAAACAACCAACCCAAAAGGCAAAAAAACACATTCTGAAAAGGATGCAAGAAGAAACTTGGAGGTGCAGAAAGCAACAACCTCCAAGGAATTCAAATAATTTGGCCCAATAGAAACCCAATTTATTTGGAGACCTCAACTTGGTTATGATGCAAGCCAGTAGCCATGTCTGTCATTTGTTAATGAGATTACAAATAAGGTTGGTCTTGACATTTTATGTGTTGAgtgaaatgataaataaaagctCAGGTCAACTATTGAGGTATATGGTTGTTTCAGTTTTACCAGAGTTATACCCTTAAACATTAGAGAGCATTACCAACAAACTGTTTCTTAAGTAAGAAAGCTAAATAATTAGGGAGTTTTATCATGGCTAACGCTTGTTTGATATCTTCGGCTGATACAGAGTGGGTACAATTCGAccttaaattaaaaactatGTTGGGTCTATACAAATAATAAGATCGTGGCTTTAGTTAATTTTCCTAACATTTGAAAAGCTCTTCTTAATTTTGTTGGTGTATAAGCCCTCTTGATCTCGTATTAAGCAATGTGTTGGTTGATTAACAATCTTTAAAAGTTAATTGTATATATACATTGGTTGCGAATGACCCACATATTGATCAACATGGGGACATAACtcaattgcaatttttttttctgatactATTATAGTATTGAATTATCATTTAAGTCTCCTTACATTTAGCACTTTTTTTAGTAACAAGAAAACTGAAAGAAAGGCAACAAAGAAGACCCTACAAGCGAAGATGGGCTACTAGACTCATGGCATCATCAACTAGACCATTGGTAACAATGATAGAGTCAAAAATATAAGATGAACTGgatgattaaagaaaaaaaattatgagtttgattttctttgttaacaaaaattaatatttatcaataaaaaaaagtaataatgatACAACTCAAGGAAATGAGTAAAGTTGTACCAACATGTAATATGTCTGCACTCCGCACAAATTAACGTTCCCTCTCTTAAAGTATGTTCAATAGAGACCATGCATCCAATTACAAGCAACCAGGGCCACAAGGAGAATATCACTAAGATTAAATTAGTGtctcaattatttaatttattttttagatttaatttgatcttttaatttttttttcatatttaatttgatctaattttttaaatcgatTTAATTTAATCTTGCAGTTTAAGTTATAAGAAATTATCCTTTATGATAGTTTAAAATTGTcattaaaagattttaaattgttacaaaatatatatttttcaaaaggatgaatcaattttaaaaattaaagaattaaactgaatcaaaaaaataaaaaaatcaacatgaatcaattttaaaaattgaacccaaaaaattaaaatatcaaattaaatcaattttaaaaataaaaaaggatgaaattacattctaaaaaattaaagaatcaaattaaacttaaataacaaattagaaggaaaaaaaactaatttagtcTATATATTTGTGAAACTCGATCGGACCCATCCTAGTAACTTGCACATATTCAGATTCAGAGCTGCATCAAACCCTTCTGAATCTCTCGTTCCAAGCAGTCAACAAGCCGAAATAAATGACTAACAGTTATGCATATATGTTGTTACCTACGTATATGTTTCCATGAAAACTGAATATTCAAGCACATCATTGTGTTTAAAAAAACGTGATTTAATTCTCCAATTTATtggttgttttttaaaaaaaataagtaaaataacagataattcagatttcaaaaattgaaaagaagagagagagaaatgagaaTGGATAAAATTAAGATATGAGGTGTTTAACAAGAATGGATGTAATCAAGAATAATCTGTTGAGTTGTGTAGTCAGGGAGCATATTTAATGACTTGGAATGGTTGGTTATCACCTA harbors:
- the LOC114405544 gene encoding indole-3-acetic acid-induced protein ARG7-like, which produces MEVGKKKMMLKSLIKKVIKGLPLFLAPNGVRSTRRVCYMSDIDEENEHATKVPEDVKEGHFAVIAMHGEETKRFVVELDYLTDPAFLKLLEQAREEYGFQQKGALAVPCTPEELQKIIENRPLRN